A genomic stretch from Pomacea canaliculata isolate SZHN2017 linkage group LG2, ASM307304v1, whole genome shotgun sequence includes:
- the LOC112556194 gene encoding uncharacterized protein LOC112556194 isoform X2 produces MGSVNSRRCKRDKKGNKVTSQQHSKAHNSLLAPDSTTHNLDLHQYPQLLRAMSSSHIHRLAMQKERGESTDDLGVTLPDHMLAGLDPKYSTMSLNRTFYGHITTLRGAPPSLSESFLHHSQERELSGVTRDSVSTSSFIKSTAAGSMRQPHLNLDNHPAVTRLQNEQNTRLEDMEQRMKKIRQSALQEAERRKFAHLFKAKTEEPSHTEKLLREASEALQMFKNKKQLQKLKGKKCVSESVDDSSSQSHDCSQFSDEGDTLFSSGFKRGDSFEDWEESDKGDIIPVCIVPSRSEGCQEKVHRKKVKTEEEEAPSWLLQPLEAFNLSGPVTWLLLPFLLPVLLLLYLIRHFSRQGEQHFRKKN; encoded by the exons ATGGGAAGTGTAAACAGTCGGCGTTGCAAACGGGACAAAAAGGGAAACAAAGTCACAAGCCAGCAGCATTCAAAAGCCCATAACTCCTTACTGGCACCAGACTCAACAACTCATAACCTTGACCTTCATCAGTACCCACAGCTGCTTCGGGCAATGTCCAGCTCTCATATTCACAGGCTGGCAATGCAAAAGGAGAGGGGTGAGTCAACTGATGACTTGGGTGTAACTTTGCCAGATCATATGCTGGCAGGGCTTGACCCTAAGTACAGCACCATGTCCCTCAACCGAACTTTCTATGGCCACATCACAACGCTGAGAGGggcaccaccttctttgtcagAGTCGTTTCTTCACCACAGCCAGGAGAGGGAGTTGTCTGGTGTCACCAGAGATAGTGTCAGCACCAGCAGTTTTATTAAGAGCACTGCTGCAGGCAGCATGAGGCAGCCCCATCTAAATCTAGACAATCACCCAGCAGTCACTCGGCTTCAGAATGAGCAAAACACTCGCTTGGAAGACATGGAGCAACGTATGAAGAAAATTCGCCAGAGTGCTTTGCAAGAAGCTGAAAGACGAAAGTTTGCACACTTGTTCAAAGCGAAAACAGAAGAGCCCTCACATACAGAGAAATTGTTGAGAGAAGCTAGTGAAGCCCTacagatgtttaaaaacaaaaaacagttacaaaagTTGAAAGGGAAAAAGTGTGTGTCAGAATCAGTTGATGACAGTTCGAGCCAAAGTCATGACTGTTCGCAGTTTTCTGATGAGGGTGACACACTGTTTTCTAGTGGCTTTAAGCGTGGAGACAGTTTTGAAGACTGGGAAGAAAGTGACAAAGGAGATATAATTCCTGTATGCATTGTGCCCAGCCGGTCAGAAGGATGTCAAGAGAAAGTTCatagaaagaaagtgaaaacagAAGAGGAAGAGGCACCTTCGTGGCTTCTTCAACCATTAGAAGCATTTAATCTGA GTGGTCCTGTGACATGGTTACTGCTACCCTTCCTTCTGCCAGTTCTTCTCCTACTGTATCTTATTCGCCATTTCAGCCGACAAGGAGAACAGCACTTCCGTAAGAAGAACTAG
- the LOC112556194 gene encoding uncharacterized protein LOC112556194 isoform X1, whose amino-acid sequence MVISTADKGWILKRRRIMGSVNSRRCKRDKKGNKVTSQQHSKAHNSLLAPDSTTHNLDLHQYPQLLRAMSSSHIHRLAMQKERGESTDDLGVTLPDHMLAGLDPKYSTMSLNRTFYGHITTLRGAPPSLSESFLHHSQERELSGVTRDSVSTSSFIKSTAAGSMRQPHLNLDNHPAVTRLQNEQNTRLEDMEQRMKKIRQSALQEAERRKFAHLFKAKTEEPSHTEKLLREASEALQMFKNKKQLQKLKGKKCVSESVDDSSSQSHDCSQFSDEGDTLFSSGFKRGDSFEDWEESDKGDIIPVCIVPSRSEGCQEKVHRKKVKTEEEEAPSWLLQPLEAFNLSGPVTWLLLPFLLPVLLLLYLIRHFSRQGEQHFRKKN is encoded by the exons ATGGTGATAAGTACTGCAGACAAGGGCTGGATTCTGAAACGCAGGCGA ATAATGGGAAGTGTAAACAGTCGGCGTTGCAAACGGGACAAAAAGGGAAACAAAGTCACAAGCCAGCAGCATTCAAAAGCCCATAACTCCTTACTGGCACCAGACTCAACAACTCATAACCTTGACCTTCATCAGTACCCACAGCTGCTTCGGGCAATGTCCAGCTCTCATATTCACAGGCTGGCAATGCAAAAGGAGAGGGGTGAGTCAACTGATGACTTGGGTGTAACTTTGCCAGATCATATGCTGGCAGGGCTTGACCCTAAGTACAGCACCATGTCCCTCAACCGAACTTTCTATGGCCACATCACAACGCTGAGAGGggcaccaccttctttgtcagAGTCGTTTCTTCACCACAGCCAGGAGAGGGAGTTGTCTGGTGTCACCAGAGATAGTGTCAGCACCAGCAGTTTTATTAAGAGCACTGCTGCAGGCAGCATGAGGCAGCCCCATCTAAATCTAGACAATCACCCAGCAGTCACTCGGCTTCAGAATGAGCAAAACACTCGCTTGGAAGACATGGAGCAACGTATGAAGAAAATTCGCCAGAGTGCTTTGCAAGAAGCTGAAAGACGAAAGTTTGCACACTTGTTCAAAGCGAAAACAGAAGAGCCCTCACATACAGAGAAATTGTTGAGAGAAGCTAGTGAAGCCCTacagatgtttaaaaacaaaaaacagttacaaaagTTGAAAGGGAAAAAGTGTGTGTCAGAATCAGTTGATGACAGTTCGAGCCAAAGTCATGACTGTTCGCAGTTTTCTGATGAGGGTGACACACTGTTTTCTAGTGGCTTTAAGCGTGGAGACAGTTTTGAAGACTGGGAAGAAAGTGACAAAGGAGATATAATTCCTGTATGCATTGTGCCCAGCCGGTCAGAAGGATGTCAAGAGAAAGTTCatagaaagaaagtgaaaacagAAGAGGAAGAGGCACCTTCGTGGCTTCTTCAACCATTAGAAGCATTTAATCTGA GTGGTCCTGTGACATGGTTACTGCTACCCTTCCTTCTGCCAGTTCTTCTCCTACTGTATCTTATTCGCCATTTCAGCCGACAAGGAGAACAGCACTTCCGTAAGAAGAACTAG
- the LOC112556195 gene encoding disintegrin and metalloproteinase domain-containing protein 29-like, which produces MSVQKRSAMSPDVTVVERVSGREELRRPQVRDCFFSGGLEGEEGHASLSLCDGQVTGGIHTKNRDIQLQALPELHATRRRREAEHVRVLVTSSPGTSYQTLADDVLKRMTLDKSGLKYNPEGLNAGEFENLTVEVGVYLDRAFIRRVEEKLGLNTTQQLTDLVALKWSGISALMSNPWLVGWNMAFKVVHLEIWREIPTWYNDSADTGMGSRMDTICRNTVDMPFDYILLETSGTASRRMGLSWVNTMCNPRWRCSVAKGSNLNHWIEAHEMGHSMGLPHEHSIPGCAKGVHGFMTTREAVFRECYTQVLNRTLREKRCLFEQNVDISNYSHLDQIEPLHRGQLLGFDGQCRLVKGEGFEYLHIFRVQRNRFAKV; this is translated from the exons atgtctgtacAGAAACGTTCCGCCATGAGTCCCGACGTGACGGTGGTAGAACGTGTCTCTGGCAGGGAGGAGCTGCGCCGTCCACAAGTCCGAGATTGTTTCTTCAGCGGCGGCCTGGAGGGTGAAGAGGGGCACGCCTCGCTGTCACTGTGTGATGGACAGGTG ACTGGCGGTATTCACACCAAGAACAGAGACATCCAGCTGCAAGCCCTTCCGGAGCTGCACGCCACCAGGCGGCGCCGAGAAGCTGAACATGTGCGCGTGCTGGTCACGTCCTCTCCAGGGACCTCGTACCAAACGCTCGCGGACGATGTCCTGAAGCGGATGACCCTTGACAAGAGTGGCTTGAAATACAACCCTGAAG GGTTAAATGCTGGAGAGTTCGAAAACTTGACGGTCGAGGTGGGAGTCTACCTGGACCGAGCTTTCATCAGGAGGGTAGAAGAGAAGCTGGGGCTGAACACAACACAGCAGCTGACGGATCTCGTCGCTCTCAAATGGAGTGGA ATCTCGGCTCTGATGTCAAACCCTTGGCTGGTTGGCTGGAACATGGCCTTCAAAGTCGTGCACCTGGAAATTTGGCGAGAGATACCG ACCTGGTACAACGACTCAGCCGATACTGGCATGGGGTCACGCATGGACACAATTTGTAGGAACACCGTGGACATGCCCTTCGACTACATCCTCCTGGAAACCTC GGGCACCGCGAGCAGAAGGATGGGCTTGTCCTGGGTGAACACCATGTGCAATCCACGCTGGCGCTGCTCCGTGGCCAAAGGATCGAACTTAAACCACTGGATAGAGGCTCACGAAATGGGCCACAG TATGGGGCTTCCCCATGAACACTCCATACCTGGGTGTGCGAAAGGTGTCCATGGGTTCATGACAACCAGAGAAGCTGTCTTCAGAGAGTGTTACACTCAAGTCCTCAACCGTACTTTAAG AGAGAAGAGATGCTTGTTTGAGCAAAACGTGGACATCTCCAACTACAGTCATCTGGACCAGATTGAACCTTTGCACAGAG gTCAGCTTTTGGGGTTCGACGGCCAATGCAGACTAGTAAAAGGAGAAGGATTCGAGTATCTTCACATATTCCGAGTACAGAG GAACAGATTTGCAAAAGTCTGA